From a single Planococcus shenhongbingii genomic region:
- a CDS encoding acyl-CoA dehydrogenase family protein: MQTQIANKEIYSQLIKSAEHIGQLAEQEVLIAEQNCTISKNVVNAIVDAGINRLIIPKEYGYPQIDFPTFSDLIKKIGYYNLSAAWVTYFYALHNAWVALLPKHRMDEIYAHGGLLTDIFAPVGRLEETEGGVILNGKWNFVSGIKYSDWVAVGALRFTPDSDMPLHFLLALKVEDVEIVEDWDSLGLRGSGSHTIIVKDLFVPSDMLIDLSEVTVNRRPKNLEISEDYLYFNKPYFPAFFIGFPSMAVGAAERIVDEFVQRAKNRIRFDGTNEGQSPSSQRVAGELKMKLKAVQSLLRDYVEMLAEDAGQHDNAEYNMIRVHIIKECVEIAVRATSSIGASGLKRGSVLEVMTRDLITISTHITSLYEDGISNFGKFMFDVPNNSRG; encoded by the coding sequence ATGCAAACACAAATAGCCAATAAAGAAATATATAGCCAGCTGATAAAAAGTGCGGAACATATCGGCCAGCTGGCTGAACAGGAAGTATTGATCGCAGAGCAAAATTGCACAATTTCCAAGAATGTTGTCAATGCAATTGTAGATGCCGGGATCAACAGATTGATCATTCCTAAAGAATATGGTTATCCGCAAATTGATTTTCCGACTTTCTCCGATTTAATTAAAAAAATTGGCTACTACAACTTGTCAGCCGCTTGGGTAACGTATTTCTACGCTTTGCACAATGCCTGGGTCGCTTTGCTTCCAAAGCACCGGATGGATGAAATCTACGCGCATGGCGGTTTATTGACCGATATTTTTGCACCGGTCGGCCGGCTGGAGGAAACGGAAGGCGGCGTCATTTTAAATGGCAAATGGAATTTTGTAAGCGGTATCAAATATTCTGACTGGGTAGCGGTAGGCGCACTGCGCTTCACTCCTGACAGCGATATGCCCTTGCATTTCCTCCTTGCTTTAAAAGTAGAGGATGTTGAAATCGTAGAGGACTGGGACTCTTTAGGGCTGCGCGGCTCAGGCAGCCATACCATCATCGTAAAAGATTTATTCGTCCCTTCCGACATGCTGATTGATTTAAGCGAAGTTACTGTAAATCGCAGGCCTAAAAATTTGGAAATCAGCGAAGACTATTTGTATTTCAACAAGCCATACTTCCCTGCCTTCTTCATCGGGTTTCCTTCCATGGCTGTCGGCGCTGCAGAACGCATAGTGGATGAATTTGTCCAGCGTGCTAAAAATCGTATACGCTTTGATGGCACAAATGAAGGACAATCGCCAAGCAGCCAGCGTGTTGCAGGCGAATTAAAGATGAAGCTAAAAGCTGTCCAATCATTGCTTCGTGATTATGTGGAAATGCTAGCAGAAGATGCCGGCCAGCATGACAATGCCGAATATAACATGATTCGTGTCCATATTATCAAAGAATGCGTCGAAATCGCAGTCCGGGCAACCTCTTCAATCGGAGCAAGCGGTTTAAAACGGGGCTCCGTTTTGGAAGTAATGACACGCGACTTGATCACCATCAGCACGCATATAACTTCATTATACGAAGATGGCATTTCAAATTTCGGTAAATTTATGTTTGACGTACCAAACAATTCAAGAGGCTAA